A single genomic interval of Amycolatopsis albispora harbors:
- a CDS encoding carbohydrate ABC transporter permease: protein MTLGSARWAAWAFLLPAVAYVVLFFGYPLVNNVSMSLREYSVRSFYTGEAPFTGLDNYAAVLGDPLFGTAVLNTAVFTVASIFFQFAIGLALAVFFSARFPLSGLLRSLLLLPWLLPLVVSGAVWRWMLDQDHGVINAALRALGLADGPTPWLTEPGWALPAVIIVNIWIGIPFNLVILHGGLRAIPASLYEAAELDGASAWQRFRHVTWPLLRPVTAVVLMLGLVYTIKVFDVIMVVTGGGPANATQTLTTWAYQLSFDGDFAFGQGAAVGNLLVLIATVFGLLYLRSARAQLREEQR from the coding sequence GTGACGCTGGGCTCCGCCAGGTGGGCCGCGTGGGCCTTCCTGCTGCCCGCGGTGGCCTACGTGGTGCTCTTCTTCGGGTACCCGCTGGTCAACAACGTCTCGATGAGCTTGCGGGAGTACTCGGTCCGCTCGTTCTACACCGGGGAAGCGCCGTTCACCGGGCTGGACAACTACGCGGCGGTGCTCGGCGACCCGCTGTTCGGCACGGCCGTGCTGAACACCGCGGTGTTCACCGTCGCGTCGATCTTCTTCCAGTTCGCCATCGGGCTGGCGCTGGCGGTGTTCTTCAGCGCCCGGTTCCCGTTGAGCGGGCTGCTGCGCTCGCTGCTGCTGTTGCCGTGGCTGCTGCCGCTGGTGGTCAGCGGCGCGGTGTGGCGGTGGATGCTGGACCAGGACCACGGCGTGATCAACGCGGCGCTGCGGGCGCTCGGCCTCGCCGACGGCCCGACCCCGTGGCTGACCGAGCCCGGCTGGGCGCTGCCCGCGGTGATCATCGTGAACATCTGGATCGGCATCCCGTTCAACCTGGTCATCCTGCACGGCGGGCTGCGGGCCATCCCGGCTTCGCTGTACGAGGCGGCGGAACTGGACGGCGCGAGCGCGTGGCAGCGGTTCCGGCACGTCACCTGGCCGCTGCTGCGCCCGGTCACCGCGGTGGTGCTGATGCTCGGGCTGGTCTACACGATCAAGGTGTTCGACGTGATCATGGTGGTCACCGGCGGTGGCCCGGCCAACGCCACGCAGACGCTGACCACCTGGGCCTACCAGCTGTCGTTCGACGGCGACTTCGCCTTCGGGCAGGGCGCGGCGGTGGGCAACCTGCTGGTGCTCATCGCCACCGTGTTCGGCCTGCTCTACCTGCGCTCGGCGCGGGCGCAACTGCGGGAGGAGCAGCGGTGA
- a CDS encoding sugar ABC transporter substrate-binding protein yields MSSAARTTRNLVLTGLTASALVLAGCGPGESGGQAAGEITALDYYADQQGSKAWQQVLDTCAAETGIKINRQTVPTDQMLPKILKDASSRTLPDLLFADNPSLQQIAATGALTPLTDYGISTDGYYPGIVKAGTYQDKVYGLAPGVNGLALIYNKDLVQQNGIEPPQTWEQLKAAAAALTKDGKYGLAFSALATEEGTWQFLPFFWSNGADLAQLDSPQAVEAMRFVSDLVTSGSASKSVLNWNQNDVADQFVTGNAAMMINGSWNLARLDETAGLNYGVVPIPTPRPGVAPAVALGGEVGAIPATGADRQQAAAKVLSCILSEPNMVAWDKAHAYVPSKVEVAKKFGQENPAMQPFVTEVETARSRTAELGERYSTVSQALGAALQSVLAGQQSPEDALRAAQERAGRP; encoded by the coding sequence ATGAGCAGTGCCGCTCGAACAACCCGGAACCTGGTGCTCACCGGGCTCACCGCGAGCGCGCTGGTGCTCGCCGGCTGCGGCCCTGGCGAGTCCGGAGGCCAGGCCGCGGGGGAGATCACCGCGCTCGACTACTACGCCGACCAGCAGGGCAGCAAGGCCTGGCAGCAGGTGCTCGACACCTGCGCCGCGGAAACCGGGATCAAGATCAACCGGCAGACCGTGCCGACCGACCAGATGCTGCCCAAGATCCTCAAGGACGCCAGCTCGCGCACGCTGCCGGACCTGCTGTTCGCGGACAACCCGTCACTCCAGCAGATCGCCGCCACCGGCGCGCTCACCCCGCTGACCGACTACGGCATCTCCACCGACGGCTACTACCCGGGCATCGTGAAGGCAGGGACCTACCAGGACAAGGTGTACGGGCTGGCCCCCGGGGTGAACGGGCTGGCGCTGATCTACAACAAGGACCTGGTGCAGCAGAACGGGATCGAGCCGCCGCAGACCTGGGAGCAGCTCAAGGCCGCGGCCGCCGCGCTGACCAAGGACGGCAAGTACGGGCTCGCCTTTTCCGCGCTGGCCACCGAAGAAGGCACGTGGCAGTTCCTGCCGTTCTTCTGGAGCAACGGCGCGGACCTGGCCCAGCTGGACTCCCCGCAGGCGGTCGAGGCGATGCGCTTCGTCAGCGACCTGGTCACCTCGGGCTCGGCGTCGAAGTCGGTGCTCAACTGGAACCAGAACGACGTGGCCGACCAGTTCGTCACCGGCAACGCGGCGATGATGATCAACGGCTCGTGGAACCTGGCGCGGCTGGACGAGACCGCCGGGCTGAACTACGGCGTGGTGCCGATCCCGACGCCGCGTCCCGGCGTGGCCCCGGCGGTGGCGCTCGGCGGTGAGGTCGGCGCGATCCCGGCCACCGGCGCCGACCGCCAGCAGGCCGCCGCGAAGGTGCTCAGCTGCATCCTCAGCGAGCCGAACATGGTCGCCTGGGACAAGGCGCACGCCTACGTTCCGTCCAAAGTGGAGGTAGCGAAGAAGTTCGGCCAGGAGAATCCGGCCATGCAGCCGTTCGTCACCGAGGTGGAGACGGCGCGCTCCCGCACCGCCGAACTCGGCGAGCGGTATTCGACGGTCTCCCAGGCGCTCGGCGCGGCCCTGCAGTCGGTGCTGGCCGGGCAGCAGTCCCCGGAGGACGCGCTGCGGGCGGCGCAGGAACGGGCCGGCCGGCCGTGA
- a CDS encoding carbohydrate ABC transporter permease, with translation MTRYLRTAAGIAVVIVLLFPLYWMVNASFQPAGSLLKPAPDWVPVNGTLDGYRSALSTQGGHLLASLAVAAGTVVVSLAIAMPAAYALAQLRVRGVQAFVFALLIVQMVPGPVMANSLYTLFSEFSLIDSYLGLVLADSTATIPFAVLVLRAFMLSIPRELSEAARVDGAGYWRVFSSIIVPVSRNAMVTAGLFSFLFAWADFLFAVTLTTGRAIEPITVGIYRFIGNQSADWNAVLATAVLASIPAAVLLVIAQRYVVAGVTGGALKD, from the coding sequence GTGACCCGGTACCTGCGCACCGCGGCCGGGATCGCGGTGGTGATCGTGCTGCTGTTCCCGCTGTACTGGATGGTCAACGCCTCCTTCCAGCCGGCGGGCTCGCTGCTCAAGCCGGCACCGGACTGGGTGCCGGTGAACGGCACGCTCGACGGCTACCGCAGCGCACTGTCCACACAGGGCGGTCACCTGCTGGCCAGCCTGGCGGTGGCGGCGGGCACCGTGGTGGTGTCGCTGGCGATCGCCATGCCCGCCGCGTACGCGCTGGCGCAGCTGCGGGTCCGCGGTGTGCAGGCGTTCGTGTTCGCGCTGCTGATCGTGCAGATGGTGCCCGGGCCGGTGATGGCGAACTCGCTGTACACGCTGTTCAGCGAGTTCTCCCTGATCGACAGCTACCTCGGGCTGGTGCTGGCCGATTCGACCGCGACCATTCCGTTCGCCGTGCTGGTGCTGCGCGCGTTCATGCTGTCCATCCCGCGTGAGCTGTCCGAAGCGGCCAGAGTGGACGGTGCCGGGTACTGGCGGGTGTTCAGCTCGATCATCGTGCCGGTCAGCCGGAACGCGATGGTCACCGCCGGGTTGTTCTCGTTCCTGTTCGCCTGGGCCGATTTCCTGTTCGCCGTCACGCTCACCACGGGACGCGCGATCGAGCCCATCACGGTCGGCATCTACCGGTTCATCGGCAACCAGAGCGCCGACTGGAACGCGGTGCTGGCCACCGCGGTGCTGGCCTCGATCCCGGCGGCGGTGCTGCTGGTGATCGCGCAGCGGTACGTGGTCGCCGGGGTCACCGGCGGCGCCCTCAAGGACTAG